From one Ochrobactrum vermis genomic stretch:
- a CDS encoding ABC transporter permease — MRIERRETRPAVLVATAPVLAVLTAFVLAGLLIAAAGAPVLESFRQIAIGAFGNKLSITETLTRATPLMLTGLAAAVAFRSKLWNIGAEGQFYMGALAVVACGTQLQLPAAILIPLLLIVGAIAGMIFLLIPLGLRLRFGVDEVVTTLLLNFVAVLIVSMMIEGPMKDPLAFGWPQSEPVPDAAVLPKIMAGMRLHIGIIIAIALALIIAYVQKRTVFGLETKAAGLNPQAARFAGVPLGKTLVKVACISGGLAGLAGAIQVMGVKGYVTTDLSPGFGYSGIIVAMLANLNPIGAIFSALFAAAMFVGADGMSRAIGIPSFIADVTVALSLLTMLVALFFTQYRIAR, encoded by the coding sequence ATGCGTATTGAACGACGCGAAACACGGCCCGCGGTGCTGGTGGCAACCGCGCCGGTTCTGGCCGTATTGACCGCCTTCGTGCTTGCCGGGTTACTGATCGCCGCCGCCGGTGCGCCGGTTCTCGAATCCTTCCGCCAGATCGCCATCGGCGCTTTCGGCAACAAGCTCTCGATCACCGAAACGCTCACCCGCGCAACGCCGCTGATGCTGACCGGTCTTGCCGCCGCCGTCGCCTTCCGTTCCAAACTCTGGAATATCGGTGCCGAGGGCCAATTCTATATGGGTGCTCTTGCGGTCGTCGCCTGTGGCACACAATTGCAGCTTCCGGCGGCAATACTTATTCCGCTGCTGCTCATCGTCGGTGCGATTGCAGGCATGATTTTCCTGCTCATTCCGCTCGGCCTTCGTCTGCGCTTCGGTGTCGATGAAGTGGTGACGACGCTACTCTTGAACTTCGTTGCCGTGCTCATCGTCTCAATGATGATCGAGGGGCCGATGAAAGACCCCCTCGCCTTCGGCTGGCCGCAGTCCGAGCCTGTGCCCGATGCCGCAGTGCTGCCGAAAATCATGGCAGGCATGCGGCTGCACATCGGCATCATTATTGCCATCGCCTTGGCTCTCATCATCGCCTATGTGCAGAAGCGGACGGTGTTCGGCCTTGAAACCAAGGCAGCGGGGCTTAATCCACAAGCCGCACGTTTCGCAGGCGTTCCGCTTGGCAAGACGCTGGTGAAAGTCGCCTGCATTTCCGGTGGCCTCGCTGGTCTCGCCGGTGCGATACAGGTCATGGGCGTGAAAGGCTATGTGACGACCGATCTCTCGCCGGGCTTTGGCTATTCCGGCATCATTGTCGCCATGCTGGCCAATCTGAACCCGATCGGTGCGATCTTCTCTGCACTGTTTGCAGCCGCCATGTTTGTCGGGGCCGACGGCATGAGCCGCGCCATCGGCATTCCAAGCTTTATCGCCGACGTCACCGTGGCGCTGTCGCTTCTCACCATGCTGGTTGCTCTGTTCTTCACACAATACAGGATCGCCCGATGA
- a CDS encoding ABC transporter permease has protein sequence MNELMDILLSAGLWVSVLRIATPLIFGTLGALYCERAGVLNLGIEGIMTFGAMIGWLTVFNGADLWVGVLAAAASGALFGLLHAALTVPLGLSQHVVGLGITLFASSLSYFLFRLLVPLSSTPPTITPFQPVNPSWLADVPFFGQVFGTQTALTWIAIPLALLLGYVLFRTPLGLAIRMTGENPHAAEAQGINPIRVRVFTIMFGSALMAVGGAFLTLSAFNSFFPTMMQGRGWVCIALVVFASWKPARALLGALLFALFDAFQLRLQTVYGKIVPYQLFLMIPYIMSIVALIVMARRARVPQALMQPYRRGER, from the coding sequence ATGAACGAGTTGATGGATATCCTGCTTTCCGCGGGCCTCTGGGTCTCGGTCCTGCGCATTGCAACGCCGCTGATCTTCGGTACGCTTGGCGCGCTTTATTGCGAACGTGCGGGCGTTCTCAATCTCGGCATCGAAGGCATCATGACCTTTGGCGCGATGATCGGCTGGCTGACTGTCTTTAACGGCGCGGACCTTTGGGTGGGTGTGCTCGCCGCTGCCGCTTCCGGCGCGCTGTTCGGCCTGCTTCATGCGGCACTCACTGTGCCGCTCGGCCTGTCGCAGCACGTGGTCGGTCTCGGCATCACACTCTTTGCGTCGAGCCTCAGCTATTTCCTGTTCAGGCTGCTGGTGCCGCTTTCATCGACACCACCAACCATTACGCCATTCCAACCTGTCAATCCGTCCTGGCTTGCGGATGTTCCATTTTTCGGACAGGTGTTCGGAACACAGACAGCATTGACATGGATTGCCATTCCGCTGGCGCTGCTGCTTGGCTATGTGCTTTTCCGCACGCCGCTGGGGCTTGCCATTCGCATGACCGGCGAAAACCCGCATGCCGCCGAAGCGCAAGGCATCAACCCGATCCGCGTCCGCGTCTTTACGATCATGTTCGGCAGCGCCTTGATGGCTGTCGGCGGCGCTTTCCTCACGCTCTCCGCCTTCAACTCGTTTTTCCCGACCATGATGCAGGGACGTGGCTGGGTCTGTATCGCGCTTGTCGTCTTCGCTTCGTGGAAGCCTGCCCGCGCACTTCTGGGCGCGCTTCTATTCGCGCTGTTCGATGCTTTCCAGCTACGCCTGCAGACGGTCTACGGCAAAATCGTGCCTTACCAGCTCTTTCTGATGATCCCTTACATCATGTCGATTGTGGCGCTCATTGTCATGGCGCGGCGCGCACGCGTTCCACAGGCTCTGATGCAGCCCTATCGTCGGGGAGAGCGATAA
- the typA gene encoding translational GTPase TypA — MELRNIAIIAHVDHGKTTLVDELLKQSGSFRDNQRVAERMMDSNDIERERGITILAKATSVVWKNTRINIVDTPGHADFGGEVERILSMVDGAIVLVDAAEGPMPQTKFVVGKALKVGLRPIVAINKIDRPDGRHEEVINEVFDLFANLDATDEQLDFPILYGSGRNGWMALNPEGPQDEGLAPLFDLVLKHVPAPKVAEGPFSMIGTILEADPFLGRIITGRIHSGSIKSNQAVKVLGQDGSLLETGRISKILAFRGIERQAIDEAQAGDIVAIAGLSKGTVADTFCDPSVSVPLEAQPIDPPTVTMSFIVNDSPYAGTEGDKVTSRVIRDRLLKEAEGNVALKIEESSEKDSFFVSGRGELQLAVLIENMRREGFELGVSRPRVVMKDGENGEKLEPVEEVVIDVDEEYSGTVVQKMSERKAEMVELRPSGGNRVRMVFYAPTRGLIGYQSELLTDTRGTAIMNRLFHDYQPYKGEISGRNNGVLISNDQGEAVAYALFNLEDRGPMIIDAGVKVYQGMLIGIHSRDNDLEVNVLKGKKLTNVRASGKDEAVKLTPPIKMTLERALSWIQDDELVEVTPKSIRLRKLYLDPNERKRFEKSGKSSAA; from the coding sequence ATGGAATTGCGTAATATCGCTATTATCGCACACGTCGATCATGGCAAAACCACACTGGTCGACGAACTGCTGAAGCAGTCCGGCTCTTTCCGTGACAATCAGCGCGTTGCAGAACGCATGATGGACTCCAACGATATCGAGCGCGAGCGCGGCATCACCATTCTCGCCAAGGCAACTTCGGTTGTCTGGAAAAATACCCGTATCAACATCGTCGACACGCCTGGCCACGCCGATTTCGGCGGCGAAGTTGAGCGTATCCTTTCGATGGTGGACGGCGCTATCGTTCTCGTTGATGCTGCTGAAGGCCCGATGCCGCAGACGAAGTTCGTCGTTGGCAAGGCGCTTAAGGTTGGCCTGCGTCCGATCGTTGCGATCAACAAGATTGACCGTCCCGATGGCCGTCATGAAGAAGTCATCAATGAAGTGTTCGACCTCTTCGCCAATCTCGACGCGACCGACGAACAGCTCGACTTCCCGATCCTTTACGGTTCAGGCCGTAACGGCTGGATGGCGCTGAACCCGGAAGGTCCGCAGGACGAAGGTCTGGCTCCGCTGTTCGATCTGGTTCTCAAGCATGTTCCGGCACCGAAGGTTGCCGAAGGCCCGTTCAGCATGATCGGCACGATCCTTGAAGCCGATCCGTTCCTCGGCCGTATCATCACCGGTCGTATTCATTCGGGCTCGATCAAGTCGAACCAGGCCGTCAAGGTTCTGGGTCAGGACGGTTCGCTTCTGGAAACTGGCCGTATCTCGAAGATCCTTGCTTTCCGCGGTATCGAGCGTCAGGCCATTGACGAAGCACAGGCAGGCGACATCGTTGCAATTGCCGGTCTCTCCAAGGGTACCGTCGCCGACACGTTCTGCGATCCATCGGTAAGTGTTCCGCTTGAAGCGCAGCCAATCGATCCGCCGACCGTGACCATGTCCTTCATCGTCAACGACAGCCCTTATGCGGGCACCGAAGGCGACAAGGTGACGAGCCGCGTTATCCGCGACCGTCTGCTCAAGGAAGCTGAAGGCAATGTCGCGCTCAAGATCGAAGAATCGAGCGAGAAGGATTCCTTCTTCGTTTCCGGTCGTGGCGAATTGCAGCTTGCGGTTCTGATCGAAAACATGCGCCGTGAAGGCTTCGAGCTTGGCGTTTCCCGTCCGCGCGTCGTCATGAAGGATGGCGAGAACGGCGAAAAGCTGGAGCCGGTGGAAGAAGTCGTCATCGACGTCGATGAAGAATATTCCGGCACGGTCGTGCAGAAGATGTCCGAGCGCAAGGCCGAGATGGTCGAGCTGCGTCCTTCGGGCGGCAATCGCGTCCGTATGGTTTTCTATGCGCCGACCCGTGGTCTTATCGGCTATCAGTCGGAACTTCTGACCGATACGCGCGGCACGGCGATCATGAACCGCCTGTTCCACGATTATCAGCCTTACAAGGGTGAAATCTCGGGCCGTAACAATGGCGTTCTGATTTCCAACGATCAGGGCGAGGCTGTTGCTTACGCGCTGTTCAACCTTGAAGATCGCGGCCCGATGATCATCGACGCAGGCGTCAAGGTTTATCAGGGCATGCTGATTGGCATCCACTCGCGCGACAACGACCTTGAAGTCAACGTCTTGAAGGGCAAGAAGCTCACCAACGTTCGCGCCTCGGGCAAGGACGAAGCCGTGAAGCTGACGCCGCCGATCAAGATGACGCTGGAACGCGCTCTGTCGTGGATTCAGGACGACGAGCTGGTTGAAGTGACGCCGAAGTCGATCCGTCTTCGCAAGCTCTACCTCGACCCGAATGAGCGCAAGCGCTTCGAAAAGAGCGGCAAGTCAAGCGCTGCATAA
- the mgtE gene encoding magnesium transporter, translating to MTDNNFFPEVLDVADLPAAAIASRIADMRTGDAVELVNELDADDAVAVIAQLSHEDAIRLLDQPELHRATEIIATLPPGLASLLLDGMSADRATDVFQELEDDDRARLFPILAPETKIALKKLMGYPPNTAGSLMTIEFIAVPSNWNVGQTLEHIRKVERTRETVYAIYVVDPVSRVLLGVVSLRRLIIRQPDEPILSIARDEEPITISPLASREEVARLFRKHDLLAVPVVDESRHIIGIVTVDDVLDAMTEEASEDAYRFGGMEALDRPYMRIGFGEMLKKRAGWLGILFLGEMLTASAMQHFELELEKALVLTLFIPLIMSSGGNSGSQATSLIIRALALQEIKLKDWWRVALRELPTGLALGSFLGIIGIIRIAIWQTLGIYDYGEHWILVAATVGMALVCIVTFGSLTGSMLPFILQRLGFDPASASAPFVATLVDVTGLVIYFSVALVILSGTLL from the coding sequence ATGACCGACAACAACTTCTTCCCGGAAGTACTTGATGTTGCCGACCTCCCTGCTGCTGCCATCGCAAGCCGCATTGCGGACATGCGTACCGGCGACGCAGTCGAACTCGTTAACGAACTCGATGCCGATGATGCAGTCGCCGTCATCGCACAGCTTTCGCACGAAGATGCCATCCGCCTGCTCGACCAGCCGGAACTGCATCGTGCAACCGAAATCATCGCGACCCTCCCTCCCGGCCTCGCAAGTCTCTTGCTCGACGGCATGTCGGCGGACCGTGCAACAGACGTTTTTCAGGAACTGGAAGACGACGACCGTGCGCGCCTGTTTCCCATTCTCGCGCCTGAGACCAAGATTGCGCTGAAGAAACTGATGGGCTATCCGCCGAATACGGCAGGTTCGCTCATGACCATCGAATTCATCGCTGTGCCTTCCAACTGGAACGTTGGCCAGACGCTGGAGCATATCCGCAAGGTCGAACGCACGCGCGAAACGGTTTATGCCATCTATGTCGTCGATCCGGTCAGCCGCGTTCTGTTGGGCGTGGTCAGCTTGCGCCGCCTCATCATCCGCCAGCCCGACGAGCCGATCCTGTCGATTGCTCGCGACGAAGAGCCGATCACCATCTCGCCGCTGGCGAGCCGCGAGGAAGTGGCTCGGCTGTTCCGAAAGCACGACCTTCTGGCTGTGCCCGTGGTGGACGAGAGCCGCCACATCATCGGCATCGTGACTGTTGATGACGTGCTCGACGCCATGACGGAAGAGGCAAGCGAGGATGCCTACCGTTTTGGCGGTATGGAGGCGCTGGACAGGCCTTATATGCGCATCGGATTCGGCGAGATGCTGAAAAAGCGTGCCGGCTGGCTCGGTATCCTTTTCCTCGGCGAAATGCTGACTGCAAGTGCGATGCAGCATTTCGAGCTGGAGCTTGAAAAGGCACTCGTGCTGACATTGTTCATCCCGCTCATCATGTCTTCGGGCGGTAATTCCGGCTCGCAGGCAACGTCGCTGATTATCCGCGCGCTTGCCCTGCAGGAAATCAAGCTCAAGGACTGGTGGCGTGTCGCCCTGCGCGAATTGCCAACGGGACTGGCGCTCGGCAGTTTCCTCGGCATCATCGGCATCATACGCATTGCCATATGGCAGACGCTCGGCATCTACGACTATGGCGAACACTGGATTCTGGTGGCGGCAACCGTCGGCATGGCGCTGGTTTGTATCGTGACGTTCGGTTCGCTGACCGGGTCCATGCTGCCCTTCATATTGCAAAGGCTCGGATTCGATCCGGCCAGCGCATCGGCGCCTTTCGTCGCCACACTGGTCGATGTGACGGGGCTTGTGATCTATTTCAGCGTTGCGCTGGTTATTTTGTCGGGCACGCTCTTGTAG
- a CDS encoding multidrug effflux MFS transporter: MNVQSQHRPEQENQRPVMSELRVGIVGGLLAAIGPMSMSLYTPAMTEIVHAFGTTDALVKLTLSIYFAGFCFAQLVCGPLSDGFGRRPITIAFMGIYLVASILALFSASIEVLLAARFLQGVGSAVGVTVSRAIVRDLFTHEASARVMNLIGIVIAIGPAISPTLGGFTMEFFGWHAIFVVMVILGLLVVLMALFVIKETVARDLSRIRPRELVRSYGTLLTSRHFVYASLGVGGTTGALYTAATILPFILMGRIGMSATHFGVGLLLQTGSYLAGGLLFRRLMTFYNPRQLAMAGYLAIVVASIGIIVLLSSFEPSYLLVMAPMAFFAFGIALVMPVMTSAGMAPFPGMAGAASALMGFFQMGGGLVGGAIAALMGDPLVAFATLIPTMGFIATGSFLLWRRLPHAV, translated from the coding sequence ATGAACGTCCAGTCGCAGCATCGCCCGGAACAGGAAAACCAGCGTCCGGTGATGAGCGAGCTGCGCGTCGGTATCGTGGGTGGATTGCTCGCCGCCATCGGCCCGATGTCGATGTCGCTTTACACACCTGCCATGACCGAGATTGTTCATGCCTTCGGTACGACGGACGCGCTGGTCAAGCTCACACTCTCGATCTACTTCGCCGGGTTCTGTTTTGCCCAGCTCGTCTGCGGCCCGCTATCCGATGGTTTTGGGCGCAGGCCCATCACCATCGCGTTCATGGGCATTTATCTGGTCGCCAGCATCCTGGCGCTGTTTTCAGCATCGATAGAGGTTCTGCTGGCCGCACGCTTTCTGCAAGGTGTGGGTTCTGCCGTTGGCGTTACGGTTTCGCGTGCCATCGTGCGTGATCTTTTCACCCATGAAGCCTCGGCGCGCGTGATGAATCTTATCGGCATCGTAATCGCCATTGGCCCTGCGATTTCACCAACGCTCGGCGGCTTCACCATGGAGTTCTTTGGCTGGCATGCCATTTTCGTGGTGATGGTGATCCTTGGATTGCTGGTCGTCTTGATGGCGCTGTTCGTCATCAAGGAAACGGTGGCGCGCGACCTCAGCCGTATCCGTCCGCGCGAGCTGGTTCGTTCTTACGGAACCTTGCTGACGAGCCGTCATTTCGTTTATGCGAGTCTGGGTGTGGGTGGCACTACGGGAGCGCTCTATACGGCTGCAACCATTCTGCCTTTCATTCTGATGGGGCGGATCGGAATGTCGGCCACGCATTTCGGCGTGGGCCTTCTGTTGCAGACAGGCAGCTATCTTGCCGGTGGATTGCTGTTTCGCCGTCTGATGACCTTCTACAATCCGCGACAGCTCGCCATGGCGGGCTATCTGGCGATTGTGGTTGCCAGCATCGGCATCATCGTCTTGCTGAGCTCTTTTGAACCGTCTTATCTTCTCGTCATGGCGCCGATGGCGTTCTTTGCTTTCGGGATTGCACTGGTCATGCCCGTGATGACATCGGCAGGCATGGCTCCATTTCCCGGCATGGCGGGTGCCGCTTCGGCGTTGATGGGTTTTTTCCAGATGGGGGGCGGTCTCGTCGGGGGAGCCATCGCCGCCTTGATGGGTGATCCGCTGGTCGCTTTCGCAACGCTCATCCCCACCATGGGGTTCATCGCCACCGGTTCCTTTCTGCTGTGGCGGCGCTTGCCGCATGCAGTCTGA
- a CDS encoding M3 family metallopeptidase — MSDKTAHNHALTEWNGPLGLPDFTAFTDDDFASAFDVALAADFAEVESIAKATDEATIDNTLKALQLTGKALDRVSAIFWMRAGAHSNDTIQALEREIAPKMSRHYSRIMMDPALFARIDALYENRDMLDLDTETKRVLEKTWKGFVRSGAKLDEAGKTELAGINEKLAGLGARFGQNVLKDESSWALFITDEADLAGLPDFLKNAMQSAAAERGKPDAWAVTLSRSIVEPFLSFSQNRTLREQAFNAWAKRGENGGESDNRDIVREMVELRERKAHLLGYANFAAYKLDDTMAKTPKAVLDLLEPVWDKARAKAHEEEVELERLIVADGGNHKVAPWDWRFYAEKLRAERFAFDEAELKPYLQLEKIIEAAFDVAGRLFGIRFEEKKGIAAWHPDVRVFQVFNADGGERGLFLGDYFARTSKRSGAWMSSLQSSHKLGDGQKPIIYNVMNFAKPKAGEPALLSLDDARTLFHEFGHALHGILSDVTWPAVSGTAVSRDFVELPSQLYEHWLTVPAVLEKYAVHYRTGETMPKALLDKVLSARTFNAGFNTVEFTSSALVDMAFHTGKEKIADPLAFEVKTLEKLSMPDAIIMRHRTPHFTHVFSGDGYSAGYYSYMWSEVLDADAFSAFEETGDAFNPELAAKLKQHIYAAGGSRDPEELYKAFRGKMPTPDAMIEKRGLN, encoded by the coding sequence ATGTCCGACAAGACCGCCCACAATCACGCGCTGACTGAATGGAACGGACCGCTGGGCCTGCCGGATTTCACCGCTTTCACCGATGATGATTTTGCGTCTGCATTCGACGTCGCATTAGCTGCGGACTTCGCGGAAGTGGAATCCATCGCCAAGGCGACCGATGAGGCAACCATCGACAATACGCTCAAGGCCCTGCAGCTGACCGGCAAAGCGCTCGACCGCGTATCGGCTATTTTCTGGATGCGTGCCGGCGCACATAGCAATGACACGATCCAGGCTCTGGAACGCGAGATCGCGCCGAAAATGTCGCGTCACTATTCGCGCATTATGATGGACCCGGCGCTTTTCGCCCGCATCGACGCGCTTTATGAAAACCGCGATATGCTTGACCTCGACACCGAGACCAAACGCGTCCTTGAGAAGACATGGAAAGGTTTTGTCCGGTCGGGCGCGAAGCTCGACGAAGCGGGCAAGACGGAGCTTGCAGGCATCAATGAGAAGCTGGCCGGGCTTGGTGCACGCTTCGGCCAGAATGTCCTGAAGGATGAATCGAGCTGGGCCCTGTTCATCACCGATGAAGCTGATCTGGCTGGTCTTCCTGACTTCCTGAAAAACGCCATGCAGAGCGCCGCCGCGGAGCGCGGCAAACCGGATGCCTGGGCGGTTACGCTGTCGCGCTCGATTGTCGAGCCGTTCCTTTCCTTCTCGCAGAATCGCACCTTGCGCGAACAGGCGTTCAACGCCTGGGCAAAGCGCGGCGAGAATGGCGGCGAAAGCGACAATCGTGATATCGTGCGCGAGATGGTGGAACTGCGCGAACGCAAGGCACATCTGCTCGGCTATGCCAACTTTGCCGCCTACAAGCTCGACGACACCATGGCCAAGACGCCGAAGGCGGTTTTGGACCTGCTTGAGCCTGTCTGGGACAAGGCACGCGCCAAGGCCCACGAAGAAGAGGTCGAACTGGAGCGCCTGATCGTGGCCGACGGCGGCAATCACAAGGTCGCGCCATGGGACTGGCGCTTCTATGCCGAAAAACTGCGTGCCGAACGCTTCGCCTTTGATGAAGCGGAACTGAAGCCCTATCTTCAGCTCGAAAAGATCATCGAAGCCGCTTTCGACGTAGCAGGCCGCCTGTTCGGCATCCGCTTCGAGGAAAAGAAGGGAATCGCCGCGTGGCATCCCGACGTACGCGTGTTTCAGGTGTTCAACGCGGACGGCGGTGAACGCGGTCTTTTCCTCGGCGACTATTTCGCCCGCACCTCGAAGCGCTCGGGTGCCTGGATGAGTTCGCTACAATCGAGCCACAAGCTTGGTGATGGTCAGAAGCCGATCATCTACAACGTGATGAACTTTGCGAAGCCAAAGGCCGGTGAACCTGCCCTGCTCTCGCTGGACGACGCACGCACGCTGTTCCACGAGTTCGGCCACGCGCTGCATGGGATTCTGTCGGATGTGACCTGGCCCGCCGTTTCGGGCACTGCCGTTTCGCGCGATTTCGTGGAATTGCCATCACAGCTTTACGAACACTGGCTGACCGTCCCGGCCGTTCTCGAGAAATACGCCGTGCACTATCGCACCGGCGAAACGATGCCCAAGGCCTTGCTCGACAAGGTACTCTCAGCCCGCACTTTCAATGCAGGTTTCAACACCGTCGAGTTCACCTCATCGGCGCTCGTGGACATGGCGTTCCATACCGGCAAGGAAAAAATCGCTGATCCGCTCGCTTTCGAGGTAAAGACACTGGAAAAGCTATCCATGCCGGATGCGATCATCATGCGCCATCGCACACCGCATTTCACCCACGTCTTCTCCGGCGACGGTTATTCCGCTGGCTACTATTCCTACATGTGGTCGGAAGTTCTGGACGCTGACGCTTTCTCGGCATTCGAGGAAACCGGCGACGCGTTCAACCCGGAACTGGCAGCAAAGCTGAAGCAGCATATCTATGCCGCTGGCGGCAGCCGCGACCCGGAAGAACTTTACAAGGCCTTCCGCGGCAAGATGCCGACACCGGACGCGATGATTGAAAAGCGCGGACTGAACTAA
- a CDS encoding VOC family protein, producing MTVRRIVANIAAADLAAAKRFYGDVLGLDVVMDHGWIVTYAADAQALVQVSIMSEGGSGTPVPDLSIEVDDVDTVLERAIATGFPIEYGPADEEWGVRRFFVRDPYGRLVNILTHKS from the coding sequence ATGACCGTCCGCCGCATCGTTGCCAATATAGCTGCCGCCGATCTTGCGGCGGCAAAGCGTTTCTACGGAGATGTGCTGGGTCTCGATGTGGTGATGGATCATGGCTGGATCGTAACCTACGCTGCCGATGCGCAGGCGCTGGTGCAGGTCAGCATCATGAGTGAAGGCGGGTCGGGCACTCCGGTGCCCGATCTTTCCATTGAGGTCGATGACGTCGATACAGTGCTGGAGCGCGCGATTGCTACCGGATTTCCGATCGAATACGGCCCGGCGGATGAGGAATGGGGCGTACGCCGCTTCTTCGTGCGCGATCCCTATGGACGGCTTGTGAATATTCTGACCCACAAGAGTTGA
- a CDS encoding DUF1737 domain-containing protein, producing the protein MKLYRFITGPDDSAFCHRVTAALNKGWQLYGSPTYAFNAATGVMHCGQPVVKEVDGVDYTPDIKLGEY; encoded by the coding sequence ATGAAATTATACCGTTTCATCACAGGCCCGGACGATTCCGCTTTCTGTCATCGCGTCACCGCAGCGCTCAACAAGGGCTGGCAGCTTTATGGTTCGCCTACCTATGCCTTCAACGCTGCTACGGGCGTCATGCATTGCGGCCAGCCGGTGGTAAAGGAAGTCGACGGCGTCGATTACACGCCGGACATCAAGCTCGGCGAATACTGA
- a CDS encoding HpcH/HpaI aldolase/citrate lyase family protein: MKTVVRPHRSVLFVPAANARALEKTLTLSADCVIYDLEDSVAPEAKVAARDALAAHFASHPKVGFERIVRVNTAETPWGKDDVAAAAKMGADAILLPKAERPQDIIDAANRLDRHDADPSVGVWAMIETARGILNADEIAVLGHRSAVRLACFVVGPNDIARETGVRPQPGRPYLIPWLMQVILAARAGGVTVLDGVYNDFRDNVGFEAECAQGAAMGFDGKTLIHPGQIEAANRSFSPTEDEVAHARAVVEVFARPENVDKGVASLDGQMVERLHLEMAGRVLAKAGVKL, encoded by the coding sequence ATGAAAACCGTTGTTCGTCCCCACCGTTCCGTCCTGTTCGTTCCTGCTGCCAATGCTCGCGCTCTGGAAAAAACGCTGACCCTCTCAGCGGATTGCGTGATCTATGATCTGGAGGATTCCGTCGCGCCAGAGGCAAAGGTCGCTGCGCGTGATGCGCTGGCAGCGCATTTCGCAAGCCATCCGAAGGTCGGTTTCGAGCGGATTGTGCGGGTCAACACGGCAGAAACGCCGTGGGGCAAGGACGATGTTGCGGCGGCAGCGAAGATGGGGGCCGATGCGATCCTTCTGCCCAAGGCCGAACGCCCGCAGGACATAATCGACGCAGCCAACCGGCTTGATCGTCATGATGCCGATCCGTCAGTTGGTGTCTGGGCGATGATCGAGACCGCGCGTGGCATTCTCAATGCCGATGAAATTGCAGTTCTCGGACACCGTTCGGCAGTGCGTCTTGCCTGTTTCGTCGTCGGGCCGAACGATATTGCGCGGGAAACCGGTGTGCGCCCGCAACCGGGGCGGCCATATCTGATCCCATGGCTGATGCAGGTCATTCTTGCGGCGCGTGCGGGCGGGGTCACAGTTCTCGACGGTGTTTACAACGATTTTCGTGATAACGTTGGCTTCGAGGCAGAATGCGCGCAAGGTGCTGCCATGGGTTTCGACGGCAAGACGTTGATTCATCCGGGCCAGATCGAAGCGGCGAACCGGTCATTCTCGCCGACCGAGGACGAAGTGGCGCATGCCCGCGCAGTCGTTGAAGTTTTCGCCCGACCTGAAAATGTCGACAAGGGTGTCGCCTCACTTGATGGACAGATGGTCGAACGTTTGCATCTTGAAATGGCCGGGCGCGTGCTCGCCAAGGCGGGCGTCAAATTATAA
- a CDS encoding glyoxalase superfamily protein gives MTTAIIAGTNNADFKHQARRLRQALSEEGITISHGKALDLVARQSGTRDWNTLAANGSKVEITAVEEDTAPYRVGQRVTGMFHTTPFDARIIAVEETIKPELWRITLQFDPAIDVAVSPNLSMRRRRYTIVVGTDGKSRRLTGSETGGVALDVQ, from the coding sequence ATGACCACAGCTATCATCGCTGGGACCAATAACGCTGACTTCAAGCATCAGGCCCGCCGTCTGCGGCAGGCTTTGAGCGAGGAAGGCATCACCATCAGCCACGGCAAGGCACTCGACCTTGTGGCTCGCCAATCCGGCACACGCGACTGGAACACACTTGCTGCCAATGGCAGCAAGGTGGAGATCACAGCCGTTGAGGAAGATACCGCGCCGTACCGTGTCGGGCAGCGTGTCACCGGCATGTTTCACACCACGCCGTTCGACGCGCGCATCATCGCTGTCGAGGAAACGATCAAGCCTGAACTGTGGCGTATCACGTTGCAGTTCGATCCGGCCATTGATGTGGCCGTTTCGCCCAATCTCTCGATGCGGCGCAGGCGTTATACGATTGTTGTCGGCACCGACGGCAAATCCCGCCGGCTGACTGGCAGTGAGACCGGTGGCGTCGCTTTAGACGTTCAATAA